One genomic segment of Mytilus trossulus isolate FHL-02 chromosome 4, PNRI_Mtr1.1.1.hap1, whole genome shotgun sequence includes these proteins:
- the LOC134713968 gene encoding interferon alpha-inducible protein 27, mitochondrial-like, with amino-acid sequence MEKKISVIVFILLIAAPGCYAWSWGGVLTGAVCMVAAPIAIPAALGAVGFSLTGIVGSSLAASAMSASSPVVTGSLVAMSQSVGATGTIGLATKAVAAGVGYGTYCATHDCD; translated from the exons ATGGAGAAGAAAATTTCCGTTATCGTTTTTATCTTGCTGATAGCCGCCCCAGGTTGTTATG CTTGGAGCTGGGGAGGAGTATTAACAGGGGCAGTTTGTATGGTGGCAGCACCTATTGCCATACCAGCAGCACTTGGAGCAGTCGGTTTTAGTCTTACAGGAATAGTGGGAAGCTCCTTAGCGGCCAGTGCCATGTCAGCGTCCTCACCTGTTGTTACAGGCAGCTTAGTTGCCATGTCTCAGTCAGTTGGAGCGACAGGCACTATTGGATTGGCAACAAAGGCTGTGGCTGCTGGTGTAGGTTACGGCACCTATTGTGCAACTCATGATTGcgattaa
- the LOC134715360 gene encoding interferon alpha-inducible protein 27-like protein 2 isoform X2, giving the protein MEKKILMFVCILLLTTPICHALTFGEFLAGAVGVAAAPFVIPAALGVAGFTAGGIAAGSLGAAAMSASAPVAAGSFVAIAQSIGATGAIGMAGKAIGGGVGYAAYRATKDDD; this is encoded by the exons atggAAAAGAAAATCCTCATGTTTGTGTGCATCTTGCTGTTAACTACTCCAATTTGTCATG CTTTGACCTTTGGAGAATTTTTAGCAGGAGCGGTTGGTGTGGCAGCTGCACCGTTTGTTATACCAGCGGCACTTGGAGTAGCAGGTTTTACTGCTGGGGGAATTGCAGCGGGTTCATTGGGAGCAGCTGCGATGTCAGCCTCTGCACCTGTCGCTGCCGGGAGCTTTGTCGCAATTGCTCAGTCCATAGGGGCAACGGGGGCTATTGGAATGGCAGGAAAGGCCATCGGTGGTGGGGTAGGTTACGCTGCCTATCGCGCAACAAAGGATGATGATTAA
- the LOC134715360 gene encoding interferon alpha-inducible protein 27-like protein 2 isoform X3: MFVCILLLTTPICHALTFGEFLAGAVGVAAAPFVIPAALGVAGFTAGGIAAGSLGAAAMSASAPVAAGSFVAIAQSIGATGAIGMAGKAIGGGVGYAAYRATKDDD, from the exons ATGTTTGTGTGCATCTTGCTGTTAACTACTCCAATTTGTCATG CTTTGACCTTTGGAGAATTTTTAGCAGGAGCGGTTGGTGTGGCAGCTGCACCGTTTGTTATACCAGCGGCACTTGGAGTAGCAGGTTTTACTGCTGGGGGAATTGCAGCGGGTTCATTGGGAGCAGCTGCGATGTCAGCCTCTGCACCTGTCGCTGCCGGGAGCTTTGTCGCAATTGCTCAGTCCATAGGGGCAACGGGGGCTATTGGAATGGCAGGAAAGGCCATCGGTGGTGGGGTAGGTTACGCTGCCTATCGCGCAACAAAGGATGATGATTAA